One region of Bosea sp. 29B genomic DNA includes:
- a CDS encoding DUF4399 domain-containing protein, which produces MTAGTCLLASRHRAKTARLLLLLAALAPMSAPLCAQTAPPRQPAPRNAMVYFHYPLDGLRVPERFTVRIGLKEMGVAPAGIDKPGTGHHHLLIDTDPGPPDQPIPSDYNNIHLGNGQTEVVVTLPKGTHTLQLLLGDHTHTPHRPPVMSQKITVYVR; this is translated from the coding sequence ATGACGGCTGGTACCTGCCTTCTCGCCTCTCGCCATCGCGCCAAGACCGCGAGACTGCTCCTGCTGCTCGCAGCGCTGGCGCCGATGTCCGCGCCGCTCTGCGCCCAAACCGCGCCCCCGCGTCAGCCGGCGCCGCGCAACGCCATGGTCTATTTCCATTATCCGCTCGACGGCCTGCGCGTACCTGAGCGCTTCACTGTGCGGATCGGGCTGAAGGAGATGGGCGTCGCCCCGGCCGGCATCGACAAGCCCGGCACCGGCCACCACCACCTGCTGATCGACACCGATCCTGGCCCGCCGGACCAGCCGATCCCTTCGGACTACAACAACATCCATCTCGGCAACGGCCAGACCGAGGTGGTGGTTACGCTCCCGAAGGGGACGCATACGCTGCAATTGCTGCTCGGCGATCACACGCACACGCCCCATCGGCCGCCGGTTATGTCTCAGAAGATCACAGTCTACGTCAGATGA